One window of the Synergistaceae bacterium genome contains the following:
- the rpsF gene encoding 30S ribosomal protein S6: MRSYEMVVILQADLEDHKMVSEELAEVARGLGAEVEKVDLWGRKRFAYPIEKQLEGFYVLYTFKLDPAQVKEMERLLSLKTQVIRHMVVNLDEK, translated from the coding sequence GTGCGATCTTACGAAATGGTAGTTATTCTTCAGGCGGATCTTGAGGATCATAAGATGGTATCCGAGGAATTAGCCGAGGTCGCGCGCGGTTTGGGTGCAGAGGTTGAGAAGGTGGACCTCTGGGGCAGGAAACGTTTTGCTTATCCCATCGAAAAACAGCTCGAGGGCTTTTACGTTCTTTATACGTTCAAGCTCGACCCCGCGCAGGTCAAGGAAATGGAACGTCTTCTGAGTCTCAAAACCCAGGTGATACGGCACATGGTCGTTAACCTGGACGAGAAGTAG
- a CDS encoding YybS family protein: protein MRSKIIFEWIFWILLSVLMFTVGILVALAAPLVVLVAPAPFMLLLRRQGLKEALTGALLGSVIVYVISGPVPAFMYVFTFGLIGIAFGVISKKAKNGIDFILAALTASITVKVILMIVFTRITGVNPFAMTPETAVGVVNSISSALSGSGLSPSQTAIQGYASAMVETVSLLMPSMLILFSAVDTFATYAVVSFVLKKLGSEKLVKLPPFGIWRFPKNIFWALLAALILDFASKSFPDNRVFVVISANLMEVLRGIFMVEGISLCWYYMTRRGIHRALKTVIAVFCLFFPPVSYILSMVGIFDIWYDLRNRIRRK from the coding sequence GTGAGGAGCAAAATAATTTTCGAGTGGATCTTCTGGATACTTCTCAGTGTGCTCATGTTTACAGTCGGGATCTTGGTCGCCCTTGCGGCGCCTCTGGTTGTGCTTGTTGCGCCTGCGCCGTTTATGCTGCTGCTCCGGAGACAGGGCTTAAAGGAGGCGCTGACAGGCGCACTTCTTGGTTCTGTCATAGTATATGTGATCTCCGGTCCGGTCCCGGCTTTTATGTATGTCTTTACCTTCGGACTGATAGGTATTGCTTTCGGTGTGATATCTAAAAAGGCGAAGAACGGTATAGATTTTATACTGGCCGCGCTTACGGCATCTATAACCGTAAAAGTAATATTGATGATCGTATTTACCAGAATTACCGGCGTAAATCCGTTTGCAATGACACCGGAGACTGCCGTTGGCGTGGTCAACAGTATATCTTCCGCTTTGTCAGGAAGCGGGCTGAGCCCGTCGCAGACAGCTATACAGGGTTATGCCTCGGCAATGGTAGAGACAGTCTCGCTGCTCATGCCGTCGATGCTCATACTTTTCTCCGCTGTCGATACGTTTGCGACTTACGCCGTTGTCTCGTTTGTTCTAAAGAAACTTGGCTCTGAAAAACTTGTAAAACTGCCTCCGTTCGGAATATGGCGTTTTCCCAAAAATATTTTCTGGGCGCTGCTTGCCGCGCTTATATTGGACTTTGCGAGCAAATCATTCCCTGATAACAGGGTGTTCGTTGTAATCTCGGCAAACCTCATGGAGGTGCTTCGCGGGATATTTATGGTCGAAGGGATATCGCTGTGCTGGTACTATATGACACGAAGGGGTATCCATCGCGCGCTTAAGACGGTCATAGCCGTCTTCTGTCTATTTTTCCCGCCAGTCTCATATATTTTATCAATGGTCGGCATATTCGATATCTGGTACGATTTACGAAATCGTATAAGGAGGAAATAG
- a CDS encoding M20 family metallo-hydrolase has product MKEKIFKAAESLVPEMVSLLSGLVAIPAVSPLDGGDGEYSKAQFIIKKLEELGLGKIEVHNSEDPAARNGVRPNIIVRIPGRTNKRLWIVTHMDVVPEGDRSLWHTDPFQAVVKDGKIYGRGTNDNCQELVSSLYAAVALKQLGITPQYEICLCFVADEEVGSVHGIQYLIKQDLFRPDDLIIVPDGGSEAGDFIEVAEKSICWIEFEIEGEQVHASRPEQGNNACRAANEFSVSLDAALHNAFPDTDKIFIPPVSTFEPTRRNANVSNINTVPGREVFCFDCRVLPNIPLEAVFKVIDAEVKKIHDKRGVKVSYRFMQNEQAPVPTPADAPIVLLLRDALMQVLPSKPIVGGVGGGTCAAYFRRAGIPAVVWCQEADVAHMPNEYAEIGHLANEAKVFALMMAGQ; this is encoded by the coding sequence TTGAAAGAAAAAATTTTTAAAGCAGCAGAGTCCCTTGTGCCTGAAATGGTCTCACTGCTTTCCGGGCTTGTGGCGATCCCTGCTGTCTCTCCGCTGGATGGGGGCGACGGCGAGTACAGCAAGGCACAATTTATAATCAAAAAGCTCGAAGAGCTTGGCTTAGGCAAGATCGAGGTGCACAATTCAGAAGACCCCGCCGCAAGGAACGGTGTGCGCCCGAATATCATAGTCAGGATCCCCGGCAGGACAAATAAGCGGCTCTGGATCGTCACGCACATGGATGTTGTCCCGGAAGGTGACCGTTCTCTATGGCATACAGATCCCTTCCAGGCGGTTGTGAAGGACGGAAAAATTTACGGACGCGGCACTAATGACAACTGCCAGGAATTAGTCTCGTCGCTCTATGCGGCAGTCGCGCTCAAACAGCTTGGCATAACACCGCAATACGAGATATGCCTATGTTTCGTAGCCGACGAAGAAGTCGGAAGCGTCCACGGTATACAGTACCTTATAAAACAGGATCTGTTCAGACCGGACGACCTTATCATAGTGCCGGATGGCGGCAGTGAGGCCGGAGATTTTATTGAAGTTGCCGAGAAGAGCATATGCTGGATAGAATTTGAGATCGAGGGAGAGCAGGTGCATGCAAGCCGTCCTGAACAGGGTAACAACGCATGCCGCGCAGCCAACGAATTTTCAGTGTCTCTTGACGCAGCTTTGCATAATGCATTTCCCGACACGGATAAAATTTTCATCCCTCCTGTCTCAACGTTTGAGCCGACGCGGCGTAATGCGAATGTCTCAAACATCAACACAGTGCCGGGCAGGGAAGTTTTTTGCTTTGACTGCAGGGTCCTGCCGAACATACCTCTTGAAGCGGTTTTCAAGGTGATTGACGCTGAGGTCAAAAAGATACATGACAAACGCGGAGTTAAGGTGTCTTACCGTTTTATGCAGAATGAACAGGCTCCTGTCCCGACGCCCGCCGATGCTCCTATAGTCCTGCTGCTTCGCGACGCGCTCATGCAGGTGCTGCCGTCAAAGCCGATCGTAGGCGGAGTCGGAGGAGGTACTTGTGCCGCATACTTCCGCAGGGCAGGCATTCCTGCTGTCGTATGGTGCCAGGAGGCGGATGTCGCGCATATGCCGAACGAATATGCAGAGATAGGACATCTGGCTAACGAAGCTAAGGTCTTTGCACTCATGATGGCAGGGCAATAG
- the argS gene encoding arginine--tRNA ligase, giving the protein MQNITEELKQAVEDAVHSAAAEIGCEVPDGFMVRLERPRQAGHGDWATNVAMQLAKSFGINPRDFAAAIIDRLPKGGIVDKAEVAGPGFMNFSLSPVWITETIRSAITADENYGKVNDGKGRRVQVEFVSANPTGPLHMGHGRGAAVGDITASILDFAGWEVEREYYINDAGLQMELLGKSAQSRYFEALGRGDEAQMPEDGYHGEYMADIAQIFVEKYGATLADKPLDETLEFFSVETGKIVIDMIKKDLEDFGVTFDVWFSEQSLYDNKMVDPAMETLKKRDYAYEQDGALWFRSTLFGDDKDRVLIRTNGMPTYFTSDVAYLKNKYDRNFEKLIYVWGADHHGYVPRIKSVNKAFGYPDDALEVLLIQMVNLLRDGKPVQMSKRAGTIITLREIIDEVGVDATRFFFVMRRCDSTLDFDLELAKKATSENPVFYVQYAHARICSIYRELSERGIGIPSMDELDVSLLSDPTEINLAKAISRLPEEVARAAGELAPHRIAYYATELAEAFHAFYNSQRMLGVDEPVMKARLLLTEATRITLKNVLGLLGVTAPEKM; this is encoded by the coding sequence TTGCAGAACATAACGGAGGAACTCAAGCAGGCAGTAGAAGACGCTGTGCATTCGGCAGCTGCAGAGATAGGCTGTGAGGTGCCTGATGGGTTTATGGTGCGTCTGGAGCGTCCCAGACAGGCAGGACATGGCGACTGGGCGACCAATGTCGCGATGCAGCTGGCAAAGTCCTTTGGCATCAACCCAAGGGATTTTGCCGCAGCTATAATCGACAGGCTGCCCAAGGGCGGCATAGTGGATAAAGCCGAGGTGGCGGGACCTGGTTTTATGAACTTCTCTCTGTCTCCGGTCTGGATAACGGAAACTATCAGATCTGCAATAACGGCTGACGAGAACTACGGAAAGGTAAATGACGGCAAGGGACGCAGGGTGCAGGTGGAATTCGTCAGCGCGAACCCGACCGGACCGCTTCACATGGGGCATGGCCGCGGGGCGGCCGTAGGTGACATAACCGCATCGATACTTGACTTTGCAGGTTGGGAAGTTGAGCGCGAATATTACATAAACGACGCAGGACTTCAGATGGAGCTGCTCGGCAAGTCTGCCCAATCGCGCTATTTTGAGGCTTTAGGCCGCGGCGATGAAGCGCAGATGCCTGAGGACGGCTATCACGGAGAATACATGGCCGACATAGCGCAGATATTCGTGGAAAAGTATGGAGCTACTCTTGCTGATAAGCCGCTTGATGAGACGCTGGAGTTTTTTTCAGTCGAGACAGGCAAGATCGTCATCGATATGATAAAAAAAGACCTCGAGGACTTTGGCGTTACATTTGATGTCTGGTTCTCGGAGCAGTCGCTTTACGACAATAAGATGGTCGATCCTGCCATGGAAACGCTTAAGAAGAGAGATTACGCCTATGAGCAGGACGGGGCTCTCTGGTTCCGTTCTACACTCTTCGGTGACGACAAAGACCGTGTCCTTATACGCACCAACGGCATGCCGACATATTTCACATCTGATGTCGCATACCTCAAGAATAAATATGACAGAAACTTTGAAAAACTCATCTATGTCTGGGGTGCGGACCATCATGGATATGTACCGCGCATCAAATCTGTAAACAAGGCATTCGGTTATCCGGATGACGCGCTTGAAGTCCTGCTGATACAGATGGTGAATCTGTTGCGCGACGGCAAGCCGGTACAGATGTCGAAGCGCGCGGGAACTATAATCACGCTCAGGGAGATTATTGACGAGGTAGGAGTAGATGCAACAAGGTTCTTCTTTGTCATGAGGCGCTGCGACAGCACTCTGGACTTCGACCTTGAGCTGGCAAAAAAGGCTACGTCTGAGAACCCGGTCTTTTACGTTCAGTATGCGCATGCCCGTATATGCAGCATCTACCGTGAGCTTTCGGAACGCGGCATAGGGATCCCTTCCATGGATGAGCTCGATGTATCTCTGTTGTCTGATCCCACGGAGATAAACCTTGCCAAGGCTATATCGCGCCTTCCTGAGGAGGTCGCGAGGGCCGCAGGGGAATTGGCGCCTCACCGCATCGCCTATTATGCTACCGAACTTGCCGAAGCGTTCCATGCTTTCTACAACAGCCAGCGGATGTTGGGTGTGGATGAGCCGGTTATGAAGGCTCGCCTGCTGCTGACTGAAGCGACAAGGATCACGCTTAAAAACGTCCTCGGGCTGCTTGGAGTCACTGCTCCCGAGAAGATGTAG
- the dnaB gene encoding replicative DNA helicase: MNTGTGADRIPPFNLEAERSVLGACLLERDALLIVTESLIAEDFYDPRHRSAFEIIARMAEKNMAVDSLTFREEVSRLGLEERIGGLPFIAALLDAVTTTANVEYHVGIVRDKSVHRSLITVGNDIAKMGFSDELAIDEALETAEQRVFEIARSGRSSNVRRANEVVKSAISGIEKRLLEGLTITGVPTGFKDFDKMSGGLQPGGLYILAARPSMGKTAFALNVAQHAALQEDVPILIFSLEMSAEQIAQRMLSSESRVNLRQIFESKNLQNEQWNSLSRAAERLAKSPIYIDDSSTLSTLDLRGRCRRFFARQKPGKGLVVLDYLQLMNIARKSENRQQEVSEISRALKAIAREFKVPVLALSQLSRDVEKRGGSKKPQLSDLRDSGAIEQDADMVIFLYREAYYAQEGESVDPTSEVIVSKNRNGPTGKVELIFFREYARFEDKIRGY; the protein is encoded by the coding sequence TTGAACACAGGCACCGGCGCGGACAGGATCCCACCGTTCAATCTTGAGGCAGAACGTTCCGTTCTTGGTGCGTGCCTGCTTGAAAGGGATGCCCTGCTGATCGTCACAGAAAGCCTTATTGCCGAAGACTTTTATGATCCGAGGCATCGCAGCGCGTTTGAGATCATTGCGAGGATGGCAGAAAAAAACATGGCCGTCGATTCGCTTACGTTCAGGGAAGAGGTCAGCAGGCTAGGGCTTGAGGAGCGCATCGGCGGCCTCCCGTTTATAGCCGCGCTGCTCGATGCCGTGACTACTACCGCCAATGTTGAATATCACGTCGGGATTGTCAGGGATAAGTCGGTGCACCGCAGTCTTATAACAGTCGGAAACGATATCGCTAAGATGGGGTTCTCGGATGAACTTGCAATTGACGAGGCACTTGAAACCGCAGAGCAGAGGGTCTTTGAGATAGCCAGATCAGGACGTTCGTCAAATGTAAGGCGTGCTAATGAAGTCGTAAAATCAGCTATATCCGGCATAGAAAAACGTCTCCTTGAAGGGCTTACGATTACAGGCGTACCGACAGGGTTCAAGGATTTCGACAAAATGTCTGGCGGACTTCAGCCCGGTGGGCTATATATCCTTGCAGCCAGGCCGTCTATGGGAAAAACAGCATTTGCGCTTAACGTTGCACAGCATGCGGCTCTTCAGGAGGATGTCCCCATTCTGATTTTCAGCCTTGAAATGTCTGCGGAACAGATAGCGCAGCGCATGCTCTCCTCTGAGTCGAGGGTAAACCTCAGGCAGATTTTTGAGTCGAAGAACCTTCAGAACGAACAATGGAACTCTCTGTCGCGCGCTGCAGAAAGGCTGGCTAAAAGCCCTATCTATATTGATGACAGCTCAACGCTTAGCACGCTGGATCTGCGCGGAAGGTGCCGGCGTTTCTTTGCCAGGCAGAAACCCGGAAAGGGTCTCGTTGTGCTTGATTATCTTCAGTTGATGAATATCGCACGAAAGAGTGAGAACCGTCAGCAGGAAGTCTCAGAGATATCCCGTGCATTGAAGGCGATCGCACGTGAGTTCAAGGTTCCTGTGCTGGCGCTTTCACAGCTTTCACGTGATGTTGAGAAACGCGGCGGCAGCAAGAAACCGCAGCTATCCGACCTTCGCGACAGCGGTGCTATAGAGCAGGATGCAGACATGGTAATATTTCTGTATCGTGAGGCATATTATGCACAGGAGGGTGAGTCCGTCGACCCGACGTCGGAGGTCATAGTTTCAAAGAACAGGAACGGGCCGACCGGCAAAGTCGAGCTTATCTTTTTCAGGGAGTATGCGCGCTTTGAGGATAAGATCAGAGGCTATTAG
- the rpsR gene encoding 30S ribosomal protein S18, with translation MENAFNRKRRKRRPKVCHFCVEKIAHVDYKEIEKLKKYITERGKIVPRRVTGTCAKHQRQLTRAIKRARIIALLPFTSD, from the coding sequence ATGGAGAATGCATTCAACCGCAAACGCCGCAAGCGTCGGCCAAAGGTTTGTCATTTCTGTGTCGAAAAAATTGCGCATGTCGATTACAAAGAAATTGAAAAACTCAAGAAATACATAACCGAGCGCGGCAAGATAGTTCCGCGCCGTGTGACCGGCACTTGTGCGAAGCATCAGCGCCAGCTTACGAGAGCGATCAAACGCGCAAGGATCATAGCGCTGCTGCCTTTCACATCCGATTAA
- a CDS encoding septum formation initiator family protein has protein sequence MVTFLIAVLLTSFFKEIERVNNLSEVLDKRMEELVAEERKEQELHHKIDYYSTPEGIARLAREQFNLVQSGEKIYKIEITSGEVLH, from the coding sequence ATGGTAACGTTTCTTATAGCGGTACTGCTCACGTCCTTTTTCAAGGAGATAGAGAGGGTAAACAACCTTTCCGAAGTGCTTGACAAAAGGATGGAAGAGCTTGTGGCGGAAGAGAGAAAAGAGCAGGAGCTTCATCACAAGATAGATTATTACAGCACCCCGGAAGGTATAGCCAGACTTGCGAGAGAGCAGTTCAACCTTGTGCAGTCCGGAGAAAAAATTTATAAGATTGAGATAACGTCCGGCGAAGTATTGCACTAG
- the rplI gene encoding 50S ribosomal protein L9 translates to MKIILKQDVNKIGRKGELLEVSDGYGRNYLIARGLAEEATPGKIREMQERTKAQKVKDDKKLSLAEEAKKKLSGKVIVIKVNAGEGGKLFGSVTTAQIAEAVSSQYGISVDKKDIRLDDQVKQTGSYLFKVRLYTGVEVQMTLKVESE, encoded by the coding sequence ATGAAAATTATTCTTAAGCAGGATGTAAATAAGATAGGCCGCAAGGGTGAACTCCTGGAGGTCTCCGATGGCTATGGCCGCAACTACCTTATCGCGCGCGGGCTTGCCGAAGAGGCGACCCCCGGTAAGATTCGTGAAATGCAGGAACGCACGAAGGCACAGAAAGTAAAGGACGATAAAAAACTGAGTCTGGCTGAGGAAGCAAAGAAGAAGCTGAGCGGGAAGGTGATCGTGATCAAGGTAAACGCAGGAGAAGGGGGCAAGCTCTTCGGGAGTGTGACAACGGCCCAGATTGCCGAGGCCGTCTCTTCCCAGTATGGTATATCTGTTGATAAGAAGGATATCAGGCTTGATGACCAGGTAAAGCAAACTGGCAGCTATCTTTTTAAGGTAAGACTTTACACCGGCGTAGAAGTTCAAATGACACTTAAAGTGGAGTCGGAGTAA
- the secA gene encoding preprotein translocase subunit SecA: MGLFSGVIKALGLDPNDRAIARYEEKAAIIDSFEPEVQKLSNEELAGSMAFFKERLDNGESIDDILPEVFARVREVSLRTLGLRHFKEQLIGGIALHEGKIAEMKTGEGKTLVATLAVALNAIAGKGVHLITVNDYLASRDAEWMGPVYQGMGLSVGVITPFMSQEDRFEAYRKDITYGTNSEFGFDYLRDNLAIQKEQQVQRGHFYCIVDEVDSILIDEARTPLIISGPSEDDTEPYRVADRVARELVKGTDFEVEEKERNLALTESGISKAERIMNLPNLFTDFANSSLSHKIVQALKAHHLFQRDVHYVVKDGEIIIVDEFTGRLMIGRRYSDGLHQAIEAKERVKVGRENQTLATITIQNYFRMYEKLAGMTGTALTEAEEFKEIYGLEVIVVPTHMPMIRKDNPDSIYRTAVEKYNAAADEVVKFHNIGQPVLLGTTSIDHSEYVSRLLRARKIPHNVLNAKVHDKEASIVAQAGRFGAVTVATNMAGRGTDIVLGGNPEFLAREEMTKRGIDPKKDPATYAGALEESRRICAEEHEKVIKAGGLRIIGTERHESRRIDNQLRGRSGRQGDPGESRFYISLEDDLIRLFGGERVQSIMEKLGMEEGECIEHPLLSRAIENAQKKVEEMHFDIRKQLLAYDNVMNQQREAIYRERNEILEDEDIIGRTLCILEDTAKAQLDRIFADSKSGSGEPDLQSVCVRLNALFWPGISRHIEHVQMESELEEAAPKLLAEIRERFDQKTATLGPEVSREIYRYILLEVLDTNWKEHLLAMDELRRGIGLRAIGQKDPLIEYQFESFNLFQNMLVQVREGITEFALKVSVVNREQENKRSRWVENRDALEMPSAMNYGDDEENPGAFATAQKTQPIVNVRKVGRNDPCPCGSGKKYKQCCGR; the protein is encoded by the coding sequence GTGGGACTTTTCAGCGGAGTTATAAAGGCGCTGGGGCTTGACCCTAATGACAGGGCTATAGCACGTTACGAAGAAAAAGCGGCAATAATAGATTCATTTGAACCGGAAGTACAAAAACTTTCAAATGAAGAACTTGCGGGGTCAATGGCGTTTTTTAAAGAGCGCTTAGACAATGGCGAGTCTATTGATGACATACTTCCAGAAGTTTTTGCGCGGGTGCGCGAGGTTTCGCTTCGAACACTCGGGCTTCGTCACTTTAAGGAACAGCTGATCGGCGGCATTGCACTTCATGAAGGCAAGATAGCCGAGATGAAGACGGGTGAAGGCAAGACCCTTGTGGCAACTCTTGCGGTTGCGCTCAACGCGATAGCCGGCAAGGGCGTCCATTTAATAACTGTCAACGATTACCTCGCATCACGCGACGCCGAATGGATGGGACCTGTTTATCAGGGCATGGGGCTCTCTGTAGGAGTCATAACCCCGTTCATGAGCCAGGAGGACCGTTTTGAGGCTTACCGTAAGGATATCACTTACGGGACTAACAGCGAATTTGGTTTTGATTACCTGCGCGACAATCTGGCGATACAGAAGGAACAGCAGGTCCAGCGCGGTCATTTTTACTGCATAGTCGACGAGGTCGACTCAATTCTGATAGATGAGGCAAGGACACCTCTTATAATCTCAGGGCCGTCAGAAGACGACACAGAACCATACCGCGTTGCTGACCGCGTAGCGAGGGAGCTCGTAAAAGGGACCGACTTCGAGGTCGAAGAGAAGGAGCGCAACCTTGCGCTGACGGAATCCGGAATATCCAAGGCTGAACGTATCATGAATCTGCCCAATCTTTTCACCGATTTTGCAAATTCATCTCTCTCGCATAAGATAGTCCAGGCGCTCAAGGCACACCATCTCTTCCAGCGAGATGTCCACTATGTCGTCAAGGACGGGGAGATTATAATTGTGGACGAATTTACAGGTCGCCTTATGATAGGCCGTCGCTACTCGGACGGACTGCATCAGGCTATCGAGGCGAAGGAACGTGTGAAGGTCGGGCGGGAAAACCAGACGCTTGCTACGATCACGATCCAGAATTATTTCCGCATGTACGAAAAGCTGGCCGGTATGACCGGGACGGCGCTTACAGAGGCGGAGGAATTCAAGGAAATATATGGACTTGAGGTCATAGTCGTTCCGACGCACATGCCTATGATCAGAAAAGACAATCCGGACTCAATTTATAGGACTGCTGTTGAAAAATATAACGCCGCGGCTGATGAAGTCGTTAAGTTTCACAATATTGGTCAGCCTGTTCTGCTGGGCACAACGTCCATAGATCACTCCGAGTATGTAAGCAGGCTCCTGCGCGCGCGCAAGATCCCGCACAATGTGCTGAACGCCAAGGTACACGATAAAGAAGCATCGATAGTAGCTCAGGCAGGAAGGTTCGGAGCCGTTACAGTCGCGACGAATATGGCTGGACGCGGGACCGATATTGTACTGGGCGGCAATCCGGAGTTTCTTGCACGTGAAGAAATGACTAAGCGAGGTATTGATCCGAAAAAAGACCCGGCCACCTATGCAGGCGCACTTGAAGAGTCGCGCAGGATATGCGCAGAGGAGCATGAAAAGGTCATCAAGGCCGGAGGGCTGCGCATAATCGGGACAGAGCGCCATGAGTCGCGGCGTATCGACAATCAGCTGCGAGGACGTTCCGGCCGCCAGGGGGACCCGGGAGAGAGCCGTTTCTACATATCCCTTGAGGATGACCTTATCCGTCTCTTCGGCGGAGAACGTGTCCAGTCCATAATGGAAAAACTGGGCATGGAGGAGGGAGAGTGCATAGAGCATCCCCTTCTGTCGAGAGCTATAGAGAACGCACAGAAAAAAGTCGAGGAAATGCATTTTGATATACGCAAGCAACTCCTGGCCTATGACAATGTAATGAACCAGCAGCGGGAAGCCATCTACAGGGAGAGAAACGAGATACTTGAAGACGAGGATATAATCGGGAGGACCCTCTGCATCCTCGAGGACACAGCCAAAGCTCAGCTCGACAGGATTTTTGCAGACAGCAAATCCGGTTCGGGAGAGCCTGACCTTCAGTCCGTATGCGTGAGGCTCAATGCTCTGTTCTGGCCCGGCATATCGAGACACATAGAGCATGTGCAGATGGAATCCGAACTTGAAGAAGCGGCTCCTAAACTGCTTGCTGAGATACGGGAGCGTTTCGATCAGAAGACTGCTACACTGGGACCTGAAGTATCTCGGGAGATATACCGTTATATCCTGCTTGAAGTGCTGGATACTAACTGGAAGGAACATCTGCTTGCCATGGATGAGCTCAGGCGCGGAATAGGTCTGCGTGCGATAGGTCAGAAGGATCCGCTTATAGAATATCAGTTTGAGTCCTTTAACCTCTTCCAGAACATGCTTGTGCAGGTTCGCGAGGGAATAACGGAATTTGCTCTTAAGGTCTCCGTTGTAAACAGGGAGCAGGAAAACAAAAGAAGCCGCTGGGTGGAAAACCGCGATGCCCTTGAGATGCCGTCAGCGATGAACTATGGCGATGATGAGGAGAATCCCGGGGCGTTTGCAACGGCTCAGAAGACGCAGCCGATAGTGAATGTTCGGAAGGTCGGTCGTAACGACCCGTGCCCATGCGGCAGCGGGAAAAAATATAAACAGTGTTGCGGCAGATAG
- the ssb gene encoding single-stranded DNA-binding protein, with the protein MSRGYNRVVLMGNLAKDPDVRFTPSKQKVARITVAIGRQWKNKATGELQNHTDFVSVVAWGFSADICERYLKKGRPVLVEGRISVRDFDDVKTGQHRWVTEVVAENIVLLGSGRREDEGTSDYSSSHAAVQQNHPKQQMSDAVLGGDMGSLREEEGFEDEFPLDFSEISGSEGPGDVEIPF; encoded by the coding sequence ATGTCAAGGGGCTATAACAGAGTTGTCCTGATGGGCAACCTCGCGAAAGATCCTGATGTAAGGTTTACACCCAGCAAACAGAAGGTTGCGCGCATAACAGTTGCAATCGGCCGCCAATGGAAGAACAAGGCGACCGGCGAGCTCCAGAACCATACTGACTTCGTCAGCGTAGTGGCTTGGGGATTTTCTGCAGATATCTGTGAGCGCTATCTGAAGAAGGGGCGGCCGGTACTAGTCGAAGGGCGCATAAGCGTCCGCGATTTCGACGATGTTAAGACAGGGCAGCACCGCTGGGTTACGGAAGTCGTTGCAGAAAACATCGTTCTTCTGGGCTCAGGCCGCAGGGAAGACGAGGGAACTTCAGATTATTCTTCTTCACACGCCGCAGTGCAGCAGAACCATCCAAAACAGCAGATGTCGGATGCGGTATTGGGCGGAGATATGGGCAGCCTGCGCGAAGAAGAGGGATTCGAAGATGAATTCCCCCTCGATTTTTCCGAGATCAGCGGCTCTGAGGGGCCGGGAGACGTGGAGATACCGTTCTAG